In Episyrphus balteatus chromosome 4, idEpiBalt1.1, whole genome shotgun sequence, the sequence tttagatttgtatatcttagctgttttcgtgtttTCATAAACATAATGCTTGCAAAGTATTATGCCCCCTTGCAACTTGGGCTCACTATTATAGGATTTGGGATGAGTGTGAGTCTGGctgtaaacaaattttcttcaaaattaaaaagttatgTCGAATACAAATTTTGTACATACCTAACCTTGCCCATACCTCAAATCCTATATAGTGTGCCCAAGTAGGGGGGTTGCATCTCACTTGGATACGCCTTGAACTTCATACCTataccatttttatttgtttttaagaattcgttttcttttgaaatttaaaagtttcttcgaatccaatagaaaatttgtacataCCCAAACTTGCCCCCACCTGAAATCCTATAGTGTGCCCAAGCAGgtgggttttgttttttgataaaattcattattcattgaatttttatataaattaatgcTTTGAAGCAGTGAGGTGGATAAGTAAAAGTATGGCCCAATGTCTTTAATAAAGGGTTAtaatattgtactaacaatcttattaatttcattcttttatcaaaaatttcacaattatttttcataggTATTATTACTTTGCATCTCACTCCTATAAGTAATTACTTATGAGTCTAGAAAAAAGATGTATACCTGAtactttatttatataaatcttTAAGTAAGTTTAGGTAAAAATCATTTGAATTAGTTATTACTAAATCCCgaagttataaaaaattttttgctttgaaaattccattctGGTTCTGGTTTTTGGATAAATCTAAAATTTGTCTTTGCTTTGCATATGTCTTCGACGTCTAGTGTTGCCATTTCCATGATTGAGATAATATCTTGATTTTTATATTCGCTTTCAAGTCTTGAACAAAGAGAATGTATAAAATAAGATCCATATTCTGTGCGATAAGCGTGCATGCCTgtgaaattttaaagtttttattattataaaatcttttaaagttttataaaaaaaaaaaaaaaaaaaatttggtaaccCACCTTCAGATGTAGCAAAAAATTTCGCATAATAATTAGgatattttattaattgaacTGCTCCTTCagctttttgtttcaaaaaatcatatgaCCCTCTACAGGTTTGCATAATTAACCATTTGAGTTTTCCATCCAGGGATGGAATATTGCAAAGTGGAATTAATATTGACTTTTGTGCTTTAATAATTTCAAGATCTGTTTTAACAAGATCGTCTTCAGATCCATGAGATAAGTAAGCAACTGCCACATATGAGTAGTcagaaaaatccatttttttaactagaaaaaaataaatagttttatttttgtaataacatattttttt encodes:
- the LOC129918638 gene encoding caspase-1-like, encoding MANSGRGYLIIFNMQDGREGSNVDADNLTRVFTLMGAEVHARIDDPSENDIRKVMGQIKKMDFSDYSYVAVAYLSHGSEDDLVKTDLEIIKAQKSILIPLCNIPSLDGKLKWLIMQTCRGSYDFLKQKAEGAVQLIKYPNYYAKFFATSEGMHAYRTEYGSYFIHSLCSRLESEYKNQDIISIMEMATLDVEDICKAKTNFRFIQKPEPEWNFQSKKFFITSGFSNN